Proteins found in one Sorghum bicolor cultivar BTx623 chromosome 1, Sorghum_bicolor_NCBIv3, whole genome shotgun sequence genomic segment:
- the LOC8055130 gene encoding histone H3 — MARTKCTARKSTGGKAPRKQLVRNIFAAARKTPMTGGVKKPRRYRPGTVALREIRKYQKGAELLIRKMPFQRVVREIAQLHKSDLRFQSHAILALQEAAEAYLVGLFEDTNLCAIHAKRVTIMPKDVHLATRIRGERH; from the exons ATGGCTCGTACTAAGTGCACGGCGCGTAAGTCGACTGGGGGAAAGGCACCAAGGAAGCAACTCGTTCGAAATATCTTT GCTGCTGCTCGCAAGACGCCAATGACCGGAGGAGTGAAGAAACCTCGCCGTTACCGCCCTGGAACCGTAGCTCTTCG TGAAATCCGCAAGTATCAGAAGGGCGCCGAGCTGCTCATCAGGAAGATGCCCTTCCAGAGGGTCGTCAGGGAGATTGCCCAGCTTCACAAG AGTGACCTGCGTTTCCAGAGCCATGCGATCCTTGCTCTGCAGGAGGCAGCAGAGGCCTATCTCGTGGGTCTCTTCGAGGACACCAACCTGTGTGCCATCCATGCCAAGCGGGTCACCATCATGCCCAAAGATGTTCATCTGGCTACCAGGATCCGTGGCGAGAGGCACTAA
- the LOC8055131 gene encoding protein rpi-1 — METPLSTRRITRSLAAAAAASAQKSAAAAGSDSAALFSRAKKTAAVETQAQTRAALHDISNDSPIVGLAAGGLHATDTTPASTAAKTRRRAPRSTPGSGEALLRGQVKALLHKVDEDQGCAAAAALVRPARIQALLGVSRSPAQLLAPTPANTPQIGPVSAPREGLLQLDGAAAVTCVLDEEEPLIPKLKVIAASLPPPQAEEKLGECQLNRALVFDDSPEKSDESNGSAVSSSVSLQESSAGSYMDKSSSPDDDSSSAWSIQVHASSEKGDEEELSVEELAAAEYTEEEEEEEEEYTEEEDWEEDSDDDCYDDLCEEMSRMTVLDEEEKKAAGLPQFEGKHTRFIYNSDDEIEREEVADAAEATAELGALMLRGLPVPKGRHLLFHDEEDDEE; from the exons ATGGAGACGCCGCTGTCCACCAGGAGGATCACCCGctcgctcgccgccgccgccgccgcatccgCCC AgaagagcgccgccgccgccgggtcgGACTCCGCCGCCCTCTTCTCCCGGGCCAAGAAGACCGCCGCGGTGGAGACCCAGGCCCAGACGCGCGCCGCCCTGCACGACATCAGCAACGACTCCCCCATCGTCGGCCTCGCGGCGGGCGGCCTCCACGCCACCGACACCACCCCCGCCTCCACCGCCGCCAAGACCCGCCGCAGGGCCCCGCGCAGCACGCCCGGATCCGGGGAGGCGCTCCTGCGCGGCCAGGTCAAGGCGCTCCTGCACAAGGTCGATGAGGACCAgggctgcgccgccgccgccgccctcgtcaGGCCCGCGCGCATCCAGGCGCTGCTCGGCGTCTCCAGGTCCCCGGCTCAGCTTCTTGCGCCCACCCCGGCCAACACGCCGCAGATCGGCCCCGTCTCCGCGCCCAGGGAAGGCCTCCTCCAGCttgatggcgccgccgccgtgacCTGCGTCCTCGACGAAGAGGAACCGCTGATTCCTAAGCTGAAG GTCATTGCAGCTTCCCTGCCTCCACCTCAGGCAGAGGAGAAGCTGGGCGAGTGCCAGCTGAACCGTGCGCTGGTGTTCGACGACTCCCCTGAGAAGTCCGACGAGTCCAATGGATCAGCCGTCTCGTCGTCCGTCTCCCTCCAGGAGAGCAGCGCCGGCAGCTACATGGACAAGTCATCGTCACCTGACGACGACAGCTCCTCTGCTTGGTCCATTCAGGTCCATGCCAGCTCCGAGAAGGGCGACGAAGAAGAGCTTAGCGTGGAGGAGCTGGCGGCAGCAGAGTacactgaagaagaagaagaagaagaagaggagtaCACTGAGGAGGAGGACTGGGAAGAAGACAGCGACGACGACTGCTACGACGACCTGTGCGAGGAGATGAGCAGGATGACCGTGTTGGAcgaagaagagaagaaggccgCCGGGCTGCCGCAGTTCGAGGGGAAGCACACCAGGTTCATCTACAACAGTGACGACGAGATCGAGCGCGAGGAGGTGGCCGACGCAGctgaggcgacggcggagctTGGCGCGTTGATGCTCAGGGGGCTGCCGGTGCCGAAGGGGAGGCACCTGCTCTTCCACGACGAGGAGGATGACGAGGAATAA